The following are encoded in a window of bacterium SCSIO 12643 genomic DNA:
- the bshA gene encoding N-acetyl-alpha-D-glucosaminyl L-malate synthase BshA has protein sequence MKIGIVCYPTFGGSGIVATELGHVLAQKGHEVHFITYDQPVRLDIMDKNIYYHEVNVHVYPLFDYQPYELALSSQMVDTVMSRKLDVLHVHYAIPHAYAAFMAKQILKDRGIDIAVVTTLHGTDITLVGKQPSYLPAVKFSIEHSDYVTAVSDSLKEDTITNFTTNKEIHVVPNFIDISLYSGDRKCSGQIAEPGEMVISHISNFRPLKRTKDVIKVFAGIREKLPAKLVLMGDGPERDITMQMARELGILDDVKYLGKTNDVERVLCMTDLFLLPSSSESFGLAALEAMAAKVPVISTNTGGIPEVNIQGVTGFLSNVGDVDEMIENSLKILTNPELKAKMSRNAYARAEEFDIHKIVPMYEEIYEEVTKGNG, from the coding sequence ATGAAAATAGGAATAGTTTGTTATCCAACTTTTGGTGGTAGTGGTATAGTAGCCACGGAGTTAGGACACGTATTAGCCCAAAAAGGACACGAGGTACATTTTATCACTTATGACCAGCCGGTTAGACTGGATATCATGGATAAAAATATCTATTACCATGAAGTAAATGTACATGTTTATCCTTTGTTTGATTATCAGCCTTATGAATTGGCTTTATCTAGTCAGATGGTGGATACCGTGATGAGTAGAAAACTAGATGTCTTACATGTACATTATGCGATACCTCATGCTTATGCGGCTTTTATGGCGAAGCAAATTTTGAAAGATAGAGGTATTGATATCGCTGTAGTTACCACATTACATGGAACGGATATTACATTGGTTGGAAAACAACCTTCATATCTGCCTGCAGTTAAGTTTAGTATAGAACATTCTGATTATGTGACCGCAGTTTCGGATAGTTTAAAAGAGGACACAATAACCAATTTCACCACAAATAAAGAAATACATGTAGTTCCTAACTTTATCGATATTTCTCTGTATTCAGGAGATCGAAAATGTTCAGGACAAATTGCAGAACCAGGTGAAATGGTGATTTCTCATATTTCGAATTTTAGACCATTAAAACGTACTAAGGATGTGATCAAAGTTTTTGCAGGAATTAGAGAAAAACTACCTGCAAAACTGGTTTTAATGGGTGATGGACCGGAGAGGGATATTACGATGCAAATGGCCAGAGAATTGGGAATTTTAGATGATGTGAAGTATTTGGGAAAAACTAACGATGTAGAGCGCGTTTTATGTATGACGGATTTGTTTTTACTTCCATCATCATCAGAGAGTTTTGGTTTGGCAGCGTTAGAAGCTATGGCGGCTAAAGTTCCAGTTATCTCCACCAATACCGGAGGTATTCCGGAAGTCAATATTCAAGGTGTAACAGGATTCTTGAGTAATGTCGGAGATGTGGATGAAATGATTGAAAACAGCTTAAAAATATTGACCAATCCAGAGCTTAAAGCCAAAATGAGTCGTAATGCGTATGCACGCGCAGAGGAGTTTGATATTCATAAGATCGTTCCGATGTACGAGGAGATCTATGAAGAAGTAACAAAAGGTAATGGTTAA
- a CDS encoding tetratricopeptide repeat protein, which translates to MCISIGNFATKNEIMINKAFENGEEKYKEKDYEGAIIDFTLALEKDPGNPEILYQRAMSYFHLKKKSLALLDMDMAVEMQPNYAFRYSSRAYMRDAFGDVIGAIQDYKEAIALDPEDAISYNNLGILEDKMGRRNISQGYYNKADSLLGVSSNTQMSKMDFEGTSINYDRKEETQPEEELKEETTIWKEFIKVFTTRESFLEFIQFIKSGFKIKQDS; encoded by the coding sequence ATGTGTATAAGTATTGGTAATTTTGCGACAAAGAACGAGATAATGATCAATAAAGCATTTGAAAACGGAGAGGAGAAGTATAAAGAAAAGGATTATGAAGGTGCTATAATTGATTTTACCCTGGCTTTAGAAAAAGATCCGGGAAATCCCGAAATCCTGTATCAACGTGCTATGTCGTATTTTCACTTAAAGAAAAAAAGTCTGGCCTTGTTGGATATGGATATGGCTGTTGAAATGCAACCCAATTACGCATTTAGATATTCCAGTAGAGCATATATGCGAGATGCTTTTGGTGATGTCATTGGCGCGATTCAAGATTATAAAGAAGCTATTGCTTTGGACCCTGAAGATGCGATTTCGTATAATAACTTGGGGATTCTTGAAGACAAGATGGGGCGAAGAAATATTTCACAGGGATATTATAATAAAGCAGATAGTTTATTGGGAGTTTCATCCAATACACAGATGAGTAAAATGGATTTTGAAGGAACATCCATTAATTATGATCGTAAAGAGGAAACACAACCTGAAGAGGAACTGAAAGAGGAAACCACTATTTGGAAAGAGTTTATAAAAGTATTTACTACCAGGGAATCTTTTTTAGAGTTCATCCAATTCATAAAATCAGGGTTCAAAATAAAACAGGATTCCTAA
- a CDS encoding PD-(D/E)XK nuclease family protein — MEITFLQKFAKEIHEKYPEKVDDVCFVFPSKRSGLFFKKELAKLKNGAFWAPQILTIESFIEELSGLKIIDPLEQIFQLYQVHRNAKIQPQLEFDKFIDAAKIILADFNDIDMALANAHDLFSNVKDYVELEHWDPSEADQESLTKKYLEAFQNLPKYYDAYQSQLLEAHKAYQGLVYRYLKKQIESNKLDRINRVTQQWNSIYVAGLNALTPAEKWLMDWFALEGKLQVYFEVEKQMLEDSDQESGKFIRQFIKEKKEPVKWSLDWLSDADKDIHTYAVNGNLALARTVGKLFRDNAELSKGNETAIILADENLLMPVLESLPPQIGEVNVTLGFPLGLTSFMSLAEQLFSMHKLGRNQWGTYQFYFKDVLKVISHPVLVSIYGNQSEFEKLHRALVDENKVWIDTDFIVQWISENGSFIGLKEAFTHWKKEPLKAITYLNKIIDQFQYRVEKKQVKDDVLLEQMYFFKTSIQKFEKYISQFGTQMNLDGIQRVFKQVVAPLQVPFSGEPLAGIQIMGLLETRLLSFKNIVFVSVNEGIIPSKGGFQSFLPFALRNGFGIQTHQDRESLFAYHFYRVTSQAQNIHLLYDTTTEGVGSSEKSRFIRQIEQEWPERSEKIQFSNHIGIFENEPTHINSTIEKSEQVIQNIRYYLTRKGLSPSALNNYMESPLDFYYKNVLGIQEPNVIAEDVEHNVFGTIVHACLEEFYTPFEKYVLKPEELREAFKNLDQIIHDEFIKEIPVYKSGKHYLSFHAVRNYVKRFIQLDIDFLEKHEFPVTLDKNELELNVVERIDGMDIRFKGFADRVERRNGIVHIIDYKTGSVEQRDLNVSDIEDLEVGYKPKFVQLMMYAWLTSKQLNTDTIISGIYTLRATELKLLKATVNKVSEIRTEQFELFDQFLKSKISEMLDPNVPLERNKDYTFNVF; from the coding sequence GTGGAGATTACCTTTTTACAGAAATTTGCCAAAGAAATACATGAGAAGTATCCTGAGAAAGTGGATGATGTATGTTTTGTATTTCCGAGTAAACGTTCGGGCTTGTTTTTTAAAAAGGAACTGGCTAAACTTAAAAATGGAGCTTTTTGGGCTCCACAAATTCTGACTATAGAGTCGTTTATTGAAGAATTATCCGGATTAAAGATTATTGATCCTTTAGAACAGATTTTTCAGTTGTATCAAGTTCACAGAAATGCGAAGATTCAACCTCAGTTAGAATTCGATAAGTTTATAGATGCAGCAAAAATCATTCTGGCTGATTTTAATGATATTGATATGGCTCTGGCCAATGCACATGATTTGTTTTCAAACGTTAAGGATTATGTGGAGTTAGAACATTGGGACCCGTCTGAAGCGGATCAGGAGAGTCTAACAAAAAAATATTTGGAAGCATTTCAAAATTTACCAAAGTATTATGACGCCTATCAATCTCAATTGTTGGAAGCCCATAAGGCTTATCAGGGATTGGTATATCGATATTTAAAGAAGCAAATTGAGTCAAATAAGCTGGATAGAATAAACAGGGTGACTCAGCAATGGAATTCGATTTATGTAGCTGGATTGAATGCCTTGACTCCTGCGGAAAAGTGGTTGATGGATTGGTTTGCACTTGAAGGGAAACTGCAAGTGTACTTTGAGGTGGAGAAACAAATGCTGGAGGATTCAGATCAGGAATCAGGTAAGTTTATTCGCCAGTTTATCAAAGAAAAAAAAGAACCCGTAAAATGGTCTTTGGATTGGTTGTCTGATGCGGATAAAGATATTCATACCTATGCGGTGAATGGCAATTTAGCTTTGGCGAGAACAGTCGGCAAATTGTTCAGAGATAATGCTGAATTGTCAAAGGGAAACGAAACAGCAATCATTTTAGCAGATGAAAATTTGTTAATGCCGGTTTTAGAATCCTTACCTCCTCAGATTGGTGAAGTCAATGTCACGTTGGGGTTTCCTCTGGGGCTAACCTCATTTATGAGTTTGGCTGAGCAGCTTTTTAGTATGCATAAGTTGGGGAGAAATCAATGGGGAACCTATCAGTTTTATTTTAAGGATGTATTGAAAGTAATTTCACATCCGGTTTTGGTTTCCATTTATGGAAATCAAAGTGAGTTTGAAAAACTTCATCGAGCACTGGTGGATGAGAATAAAGTCTGGATAGATACCGATTTTATTGTGCAATGGATTTCAGAAAATGGGTCATTTATCGGATTAAAGGAAGCTTTTACGCATTGGAAAAAAGAACCATTAAAGGCTATAACATATTTAAATAAGATTATTGACCAATTTCAATATAGAGTAGAAAAAAAGCAGGTTAAAGATGATGTTTTGTTAGAGCAGATGTACTTCTTTAAAACATCTATTCAGAAGTTTGAAAAGTATATTTCTCAGTTTGGTACCCAAATGAATCTGGATGGGATTCAAAGAGTATTTAAACAGGTTGTAGCGCCATTACAAGTACCATTTTCTGGTGAACCTTTGGCCGGGATTCAAATTATGGGGCTTTTGGAAACCAGATTGCTGAGTTTTAAAAACATTGTATTTGTATCGGTAAATGAAGGAATTATCCCTTCTAAAGGAGGGTTCCAAAGTTTTTTACCGTTTGCTTTAAGAAATGGTTTTGGAATTCAAACACATCAGGATCGGGAGTCATTATTTGCATATCATTTTTATCGTGTAACCTCGCAAGCTCAAAACATTCATTTATTATACGATACGACCACCGAAGGGGTAGGGAGTAGTGAAAAAAGTAGATTTATTCGACAAATTGAACAGGAGTGGCCGGAACGCAGTGAAAAAATTCAGTTTAGTAATCATATCGGGATATTTGAAAATGAACCTACTCATATAAATTCTACCATTGAGAAGTCCGAGCAGGTAATTCAGAATATTCGGTATTATTTAACTAGAAAAGGGCTTTCACCATCGGCATTGAATAATTATATGGAATCTCCTTTGGACTTTTATTATAAGAATGTTTTAGGAATACAGGAGCCTAACGTGATTGCCGAGGATGTAGAGCATAATGTATTTGGTACGATTGTACATGCTTGTTTAGAAGAGTTTTATACTCCATTTGAAAAGTATGTGTTAAAGCCTGAGGAGCTACGCGAAGCATTTAAGAATCTGGATCAAATCATCCATGATGAATTTATAAAGGAAATCCCGGTATATAAAAGTGGGAAACATTATTTATCATTTCATGCGGTTCGTAATTATGTAAAACGATTTATCCAATTGGATATTGATTTTTTAGAAAAGCATGAGTTTCCAGTGACGCTGGATAAAAACGAATTAGAATTAAATGTGGTTGAACGAATCGATGGCATGGATATTCGTTTTAAAGGGTTTGCGGATAGGGTAGAAAGACGAAATGGAATTGTTCATATTATTGATTATAAAACCGGTAGTGTAGAACAAAGAGATTTAAACGTATCGGATATTGAAGATTTGGAAGTGGGATATAAACCCAAATTTGTACAGTTGATGATGTATGCATGGTTAACTTCGAAACAGTTAAATACAGATACGATTATTTCCGGCATCTATACTTTACGTGCTACAGAACTAAAATTGCTAAAAGCAACTGTCAATAAAGTCTCTGAGATTCGGACAGAGCAATTTGAACTATTTGATCAGTTTTTAAAATCAAAAATTTCAGAAATGCTAGATCCGAATGTGCCTTTAGAAAGGAATAAGGATTATACTTTTAATGTGTTCTAG
- a CDS encoding T9SS type A sorting domain-containing protein: MKKQILTIFGAFICLISSTYGQVNFPDYFNESPSETFVYTQNKGQLTDMNKQLVNHIKFYHWSNALSVYLHDGGEVSYTTVRMDNDSITPDTVTKINMNWGGELALWSSPVKYDEVPGYQNYFFSHCPNGVTNVKSYERIVYPSIYSNIDFHFYSNGRGLKNYFVIKPGGNPNNIEMDFDGHDDLDVTNGYLKMIIGGEKLIFPTAVAYQLDPGNNIVPVNWQPVFVKASPNTAKIQTGSYNPNLPLIIQIGAPVTTQSYPQIDNLEWSSYYGGNINAQMYNSDIDSKGNYYQAGTSWAVNNFPVSAGAYSFYGYDYKDGVLAKFDVNGERKWATYFGSHEAEPIFMVGINNDDQVFMAGETFGGSQSTNSLPWGSSPPAGAYVDQIGGGTSNTDWFAAQITTDGTDVLWSTYFGGPEFEYFHNIDIDNSNNIYLVGTGKNSSPLKFKTGAFNDNTSGSSQSGETGMIVKFDAHLALNWASLFPLTTSLFDCCTSINGITHDATGNVYIAGRAMGGLNTVDPGNNAYFISSLSNNTSQAFIAQFDPNNALTWSTYFADPNSVKSSEIVDIAIYNNLLYLGGRTGDSGFPTLAGGTAYSESFHGVGANPKPDGFIARFNTSSHQLDWSTFIGGTENDDITSVTLDDRGYLFVSGRTESNNVSYFNAPNYYFENSNQGNSDAYIMAFKPNLTRVWSTYYGGNRWDASLQLKTYNNDKLYFGSLINSVSPTYPLVDLGGQAWFDSIKVDTLGDAWMLGRFDISQVDLLTSVKEDKNSHGNDLTVYPNPVMDLLQVDLSGIKQNTDLLISIFGIDGKLIQIFYPQNIGTTYQINVEDFAKGSYLLKVVSDENIQVLKFEKL, from the coding sequence ATGAAAAAGCAAATTTTAACCATTTTCGGAGCATTTATATGTTTAATATCCTCAACTTACGGCCAAGTTAATTTCCCTGATTATTTTAACGAATCTCCTTCAGAAACGTTTGTGTATACGCAAAATAAAGGACAACTTACTGATATGAATAAACAATTGGTAAATCATATTAAGTTTTATCATTGGTCTAATGCGCTTTCCGTATATCTCCATGATGGCGGAGAGGTAAGTTATACCACAGTAAGAATGGATAATGACAGTATAACACCCGATACTGTAACTAAAATAAATATGAATTGGGGTGGAGAGCTCGCATTGTGGAGTTCGCCAGTAAAATATGATGAAGTACCCGGGTATCAGAACTATTTTTTTAGCCATTGTCCGAATGGAGTTACAAATGTGAAGAGTTACGAGCGTATTGTATATCCGTCTATATATTCAAATATCGATTTTCATTTTTATAGTAATGGACGTGGACTAAAGAATTATTTTGTCATCAAACCCGGGGGAAATCCGAATAATATTGAAATGGATTTTGACGGACATGATGATTTGGATGTGACCAACGGCTATTTAAAGATGATTATAGGAGGTGAAAAACTAATTTTTCCTACCGCTGTAGCGTATCAATTAGATCCGGGAAATAATATTGTTCCTGTAAATTGGCAACCTGTATTTGTAAAAGCATCTCCCAATACGGCAAAAATTCAAACAGGAAGTTATAACCCTAATTTACCTTTAATTATTCAAATAGGAGCCCCGGTAACCACTCAAAGTTATCCACAGATTGATAATTTGGAATGGAGTAGTTATTATGGAGGGAATATCAATGCACAGATGTATAATTCAGATATAGACAGCAAAGGAAATTATTACCAGGCCGGAACTTCCTGGGCAGTCAACAATTTTCCGGTATCAGCTGGTGCTTATAGTTTTTATGGATACGATTATAAAGATGGGGTATTGGCAAAATTTGATGTTAATGGAGAGCGTAAATGGGCTACGTATTTTGGATCTCATGAAGCGGAACCTATTTTTATGGTAGGGATCAATAATGATGACCAGGTTTTTATGGCTGGGGAGACTTTTGGTGGATCACAAAGCACCAATAGTTTACCATGGGGAAGTAGTCCTCCGGCCGGTGCATATGTAGATCAGATTGGTGGAGGTACCAGTAATACGGATTGGTTTGCGGCACAAATAACAACAGATGGAACTGATGTTTTATGGAGTACCTATTTTGGTGGTCCGGAATTTGAATATTTCCATAATATAGATATTGACAACAGTAATAATATTTATTTGGTGGGTACCGGTAAAAACTCGTCTCCATTAAAATTTAAAACTGGAGCTTTTAATGACAATACCAGTGGATCTTCTCAAAGTGGAGAAACCGGAATGATTGTAAAATTTGATGCCCATCTGGCTTTAAACTGGGCATCACTGTTTCCCTTAACGACCAGTTTGTTTGATTGTTGTACTTCGATCAATGGTATAACTCATGATGCTACAGGTAATGTATATATTGCGGGTAGAGCAATGGGAGGACTTAACACGGTGGACCCGGGAAATAATGCTTATTTTATTTCCAGCTTATCCAATAATACCAGCCAGGCTTTTATAGCCCAATTTGATCCCAATAATGCGCTGACATGGAGTACATATTTTGCAGACCCCAATAGTGTGAAGTCATCGGAAATTGTGGATATAGCTATCTATAATAATTTGCTGTATCTAGGAGGCCGTACCGGTGATAGTGGATTTCCAACATTAGCGGGAGGAACGGCCTATTCGGAGTCGTTTCATGGTGTAGGAGCGAATCCTAAACCAGATGGTTTTATTGCACGTTTTAACACAAGCTCACATCAATTGGATTGGAGTACTTTTATAGGAGGAACCGAAAATGATGACATTACCAGTGTTACATTGGATGATAGAGGGTATCTGTTTGTTTCAGGTAGAACTGAGAGCAATAATGTAAGTTATTTTAATGCCCCCAATTATTATTTTGAAAACAGTAATCAGGGAAATTCAGATGCGTATATCATGGCTTTTAAGCCGAATTTAACTCGAGTATGGTCTACTTATTATGGCGGAAACAGATGGGATGCGTCTTTACAATTAAAAACGTATAATAATGATAAATTGTATTTTGGGAGTTTGATTAATTCGGTCAGTCCTACCTATCCGTTGGTAGATTTAGGAGGGCAGGCATGGTTTGACAGCATTAAGGTAGATACATTAGGAGATGCGTGGATGTTGGGTCGATTTGATATTAGCCAGGTAGACCTGTTAACATCGGTAAAAGAAGATAAAAACTCACACGGTAATGACTTAACTGTGTATCCAAATCCTGTCATGGATTTGTTACAAGTTGATCTTTCTGGCATCAAACAAAACACCGACCTGTTAATTTCCATATTTGGTATTGATGGTAAATTGATTCAAATATTTTATCCTCAAAATATAGGAACTACCTATCAAATCAATGTAGAGGATTTTGCCAAAGGAAGTTATTTATTAAAAGTGGTTTCGGATGAAAATATACAAGTACTTAAGTTTGAAAAATTATAA
- a CDS encoding T9SS type A sorting domain-containing protein: MRRLLLVGIILLLVHRSYGQNWPDIQHSDHADVRGLFADTLTGDLYVLQGGGANALVIRHPDGSYTTHQNIGPKPVFAGIRYKGELFLGGTGGLVKYDSTLHDFQWFGNINGQILDMLVKDDKLYVFGNFSKADTVNCESMAMWDGVKWSRVDNYPASIPEFDLLTIACATFYKGELYVGGILFDQINGGNVSVVRGNGSTFKLVTDSLRGPFDAVNTMLMHNDTLYMGGLFYEVYGAPGNCILAWDGNHFHQLGQGVTNLDLAQVMDLEIWENQLVMSGNFNSVDNISASRIAIWDGHKWCGFGGDFQSGVGALTILRDTLFVGGGFNDIDGNPPHNLTKWNGGSYRDTCSWPVGISENEVPEFRSVQIYPNPVMDLLQVDLSGIKQNTDLLISIFSIDGKLIQTFYPQNIGTTYQINVEDFAKGSYLLKVVSGKNVQVLKFEKL; the protein is encoded by the coding sequence ATGAGGAGACTATTATTAGTAGGCATTATATTACTTCTTGTACATAGGAGTTATGGACAGAACTGGCCGGATATTCAGCATTCTGATCATGCGGATGTACGTGGTTTATTTGCCGATACGTTAACGGGAGATTTATATGTTTTACAGGGGGGGGGGGCTAATGCTTTAGTTATCCGACATCCTGATGGCAGTTATACGACACATCAAAATATTGGCCCAAAACCGGTTTTTGCAGGAATTCGGTACAAAGGGGAATTGTTTTTAGGTGGCACCGGAGGGTTAGTAAAATATGATTCTACGCTTCATGATTTTCAGTGGTTTGGGAATATTAATGGACAAATCTTAGATATGCTGGTAAAAGACGACAAGCTCTATGTTTTTGGGAATTTTAGTAAGGCGGATACGGTAAATTGTGAAAGTATGGCCATGTGGGATGGCGTCAAATGGAGTAGAGTCGATAATTATCCGGCAAGTATTCCTGAATTTGATTTATTGACTATAGCATGTGCAACATTTTATAAAGGAGAATTGTATGTAGGAGGTATTTTGTTTGATCAAATAAATGGGGGAAATGTGAGTGTAGTCCGTGGAAATGGAAGTACGTTTAAACTCGTCACAGATAGTTTACGTGGACCCTTTGATGCCGTAAATACGATGTTGATGCATAACGATACGTTGTATATGGGAGGTTTGTTTTATGAGGTATATGGCGCTCCCGGTAATTGTATTTTGGCCTGGGATGGCAATCATTTCCATCAGCTAGGTCAAGGGGTAACCAACCTGGATTTAGCACAGGTAATGGATTTGGAGATCTGGGAAAACCAATTGGTCATGAGTGGGAATTTTAATTCGGTAGATAATATTTCAGCATCTAGAATAGCCATTTGGGATGGGCATAAATGGTGTGGTTTTGGAGGCGATTTTCAATCAGGTGTGGGAGCTTTAACCATACTTCGAGATACTTTGTTTGTTGGGGGAGGATTTAATGATATAGATGGAAATCCTCCGCATAATTTAACAAAATGGAATGGGGGGAGTTATCGAGATACCTGTTCCTGGCCGGTAGGGATCTCAGAAAATGAGGTGCCGGAATTTAGGAGCGTGCAGATTTATCCAAATCCTGTCATGGATTTGTTACAAGTTGATCTTTCTGGCATTAAACAAAACACTGACCTATTAATTTCTATATTTAGTATTGATGGTAAATTGATTCAAACATTTTATCCTCAAAATATTGGAACTACTTATCAAATCAATGTAGAGGATTTTGCCAAAGGGAGTTATTTATTAAAAGTGGTTTCGGGTAAAAATGTACAAGTACTGAAGTTTGAAAAATTATAA
- a CDS encoding T9SS type A sorting domain-containing protein, whose protein sequence is MFVGGGFNDIDGNPPHNLTKWNGGSYRDTCSWPVGISENEVPEFRSVQIYPNPAKDLLQVDLSGIKQNTDLLISIFSIDGKLRQTFYPQNIGTTYQINVEDFAKGSYLLKVVSGKNVQVLKFEKL, encoded by the coding sequence TTGTTTGTTGGGGGAGGATTTAATGATATAGATGGAAATCCTCCGCATAATTTAACAAAATGGAATGGGGGGAGTTATCGAGATACCTGTTCCTGGCCGGTAGGGATTTCAGAAAATGAGGTGCCGGAATTTAGGAGCGTGCAGATCTATCCAAACCCGGCAAAGGATTTGTTACAAGTAGATCTTTCTGGCATTAAACAAAACACTGACCTATTAATTTCTATATTTAGTATTGATGGTAAATTGAGACAAACATTTTATCCCCAAAATATAGGAACTACTTATCAAATCAATGTAGAGGATTTTGCCAAAGGGAGTTATTTATTAAAAGTAGTTTCGGGTAAAAATGTACAAGTACTTAAGTTTGAAAAATTATAG
- the pckA gene encoding phosphoenolpyruvate carboxykinase (ATP), which produces MTQNGIKNPNASLEDLGIKNATVNWNISPADLAKKSIELNMATENSTGAINVRTGKFTGRSPKDRFIVKDSITEDAVWWGDINIPFSPEAFDKLYNDVVEYLSGKEVWTRDAYACADPKFRMNLRVTTEYPWLNMFAYNMFLRPTEQEIETFDPEWNVIDAPGFLADPEVHGTRQENFAILNFTRKIAIVGGTGYTGEIKKGIFSALNFILPHQKDTLSMHCSANVGEDGDTAIFFGLSGTGKTTLSADPKRKLIGDDEHGWSADNTVFNFEGGCYAKCIDLSAEKEPDIFAAVKPGALLENVTYKAGTNEVDYEDGSITENTRVSYPIHHIDNIQPGSIGHNPKNIFFLTADAFGVLPPLSKLTPGQAAFQFISGYTAKVAGTEAGVTEPQTAFSACYGAPFMPLHPTKYAEMLSKKMQDAGVNVWLVNTGWTGGPYGVGERMKLKYTRAMITAVLDGELDNVTFETDPVFQLSMPTTCPNVPDEVLNPRNTWEDKDAYDQKANLLAKKFNENFEQFADNASQEILDGAPKGFAKI; this is translated from the coding sequence ATGACGCAAAATGGTATAAAAAACCCAAATGCTTCTTTGGAAGACTTGGGAATCAAAAATGCGACTGTAAATTGGAACATTTCTCCAGCTGACTTAGCAAAGAAATCCATCGAACTTAACATGGCTACTGAAAATAGCACAGGTGCTATTAACGTAAGAACAGGAAAATTCACTGGTCGTTCGCCAAAAGACCGTTTCATAGTAAAAGATTCAATTACCGAAGATGCTGTATGGTGGGGAGATATCAATATCCCTTTTAGCCCAGAAGCTTTCGATAAACTTTATAACGATGTTGTAGAATATCTTTCTGGTAAAGAAGTTTGGACAAGAGATGCATACGCATGTGCGGATCCGAAATTCAGAATGAACTTACGTGTAACCACTGAGTATCCTTGGTTAAACATGTTTGCTTACAACATGTTCTTACGTCCAACTGAACAAGAAATTGAAACTTTTGATCCAGAATGGAACGTAATCGATGCTCCAGGTTTCTTAGCTGATCCTGAAGTTCATGGAACACGTCAAGAAAATTTCGCAATCTTAAACTTCACAAGAAAGATTGCTATCGTTGGTGGTACCGGTTATACTGGTGAAATTAAGAAGGGAATTTTCTCTGCGCTTAACTTCATCTTACCTCACCAAAAAGATACTTTATCAATGCACTGCTCTGCTAACGTTGGTGAAGATGGTGATACTGCAATTTTCTTTGGTCTTTCTGGTACCGGAAAAACAACTTTATCTGCGGATCCAAAACGTAAATTAATCGGTGATGATGAACACGGATGGTCAGCTGATAACACTGTATTCAACTTTGAAGGTGGATGTTATGCAAAATGTATCGATCTTTCTGCTGAAAAAGAGCCAGACATTTTTGCTGCAGTTAAACCAGGTGCGTTATTAGAAAACGTAACTTACAAAGCGGGTACAAACGAAGTGGATTACGAAGATGGGTCAATAACTGAGAACACTCGTGTATCTTACCCAATTCACCATATCGATAACATCCAACCAGGATCAATCGGACATAACCCAAAAAACATCTTCTTCTTAACAGCAGATGCTTTTGGTGTATTACCTCCGTTATCTAAACTAACTCCTGGTCAGGCAGCATTCCAATTCATTTCAGGTTATACTGCTAAAGTTGCAGGTACAGAAGCTGGAGTAACTGAGCCACAAACTGCATTCTCTGCATGTTATGGTGCACCATTTATGCCATTACACCCAACCAAATACGCTGAAATGTTGAGCAAGAAAATGCAAGATGCTGGTGTAAACGTATGGTTGGTTAACACTGGATGGACTGGTGGTCCTTACGGAGTTGGTGAGCGTATGAAATTGAAGTACACAAGAGCAATGATTACAGCTGTGTTAGATGGTGAGTTAGATAACGTTACTTTCGAAACTGATCCAGTATTCCAATTATCTATGCCAACAACTTGTCCAAATGTACCTGACGAGGTTTTAAATCCACGTAACACTTGGGAAGATAAAGATGCATACGATCAAAAAGCGAACTTATTAGCGAAGAAATTCAACGAGAACTTCGAGCAATTCGCAGACAATGCAAGTCAGGAAATTTTAGATGGCGCACCTAAAGGGTTTGCTAAAATCTAA